CCGAAACTTTTATATCCCGGAGTTTTTTGAAAGATTTTTAGAAATATGAAAATTAAATAAGTGCAAAATAGCCTAACGCTTTTAGCGACTCTTTCGTTTGCTTGCTTTCTTCTTTTTCTTTTGTTTATTTTTCATTCCTTTATTAAGACCTAATGCTCCCTTGCAGCCGCTTCCCTACTTGGGTAGCTGCTGATTGAGTGCCCTTTGTTCGATTCTTTTGATTATTAATAGCTATTACAATTTCATTTTGTTTCTTTCGGTTTTTTCTTTTTAGCCCTTGCGCTCCCACACTTTGCTGCTGCTCTGTGTTCGATGAGTTAAGAGCAGCATTATTTCCAGCTGCACTGCTTTTCCCAGCCCCGCTGGCGATCTGCGTTGTATTTGGTGAGTCCGTAAACTGATTGTTAATAACCGCTGTCACTCTAAAATTTTTTGGCATCGGGTAAACTACTTTGCTTTTTATTCTATTTGCTTTGACAATAATCGTGACCTTTTGAAAGGAGGACAACGTGCATAAACCAATCCCCTGTTAATGGTGAAAATTCTGCGATCTTAAAAAAAGAAGGAAGTGCCTGCGTAAAGAACCGTAGCAATGCAAGCTGCTATTAATGCTGGTTTTAATTTGTAATGCGCATAATCGACCACGGTTAAATTTAAAATTCTTGCAATCGTATTAGTATCATCGCTTAACGGGGAAGCAAAGGCTCCAAACGAACCGCTCGCAAATACAGCTCCTATAATCAAAGGCAAAGAGATATCGGCTGCTGTCGACAGCGACACTCCAAGCGGCATTAAAATCCCCCACGTCCCCCAGGCGGAACCAATAAAATAAGAAACCGCTGCACCAAACACAAACATAAGCGGCGTAATAAACATTTCAGGAATCCAGCCGCTATGTTCCGTAACAAAATCAGAAAAGCCGAGCTCTTCGGTGACCGAAGATAATCCCCATACGACTGACAACAGCACAATCACCGACATCAATTCATTTCCGCCGACGACAAAGCTGTTAATAATATCTTTTAATTTAAACTTTTGAAATAAGAAAAAAACGACTGTAAGAAGCGTTGTAATTAAAAGCGCAATCACCATGGCTTCTAACACATCTGCTTCAATAAAAGCTTGCGGGAAAGCATAGCCTTGAACGTTTCCATCCCACCACGTCAAAAATAATGTCAAGCTGATAACAACAGCAACAGGAAGAATCAAGTTCCACGGCTTGGTAGGCAGTTCTCTTGCAACCGCCGGGTGGCAATCATGCCAATCATCCTCATCTTCTTCCTTTTCCTTGTTGTCTTCTATTTGAGTCGGAGCATCAGAGCTGGAGTGATGAAAAAAGCTTAAGTATATCCCCAGTAAAATAATAACGATGGCAAAAAAATTGAAAGGAATGCTCTGCAGAAACAAATCGTACGGATCTCCTGTGCCTGCTTGATTTTTTACAGAAATTTGCACGACCGATACCATATACCCTACAAAAGCGGTAGCCACGGGTATTAACACAATAATGGGAGTAGAAGTGGTCTCAATCACAAATCCAAGTTCTTTCGTGCTCATTTTCACTTTTTTAAGTAGTGCTTTCATAATCGGTGCAATCGTAACGAAGCGGAACGTCGGCGCACTGAATGTTCCAATCGTTGAAATGTAAGTAAGAAACAAGGCCTCTTTTTTTGAAGTTATTTTTTCAGATGCTGTTTCGACAAACCCTTTAATCCCGCCGCAAAATTTAATCATCCCGATCAGACCAGAAAAAGCATATAAAAACACAATAATTTTTATGTTGTTTTCATCAATTAATGCTTCCACCACATATCCAAGCATCGTTTGCATCCCGCCGATGACAGAAGGGGAGACAATGTAAGAACCAACGAGCAAGCCTAATATCAGTCCAGGAAGCACTTGTCTTGTAAAAATTGCGATGGGCATCACTACTAAAAAAGGGATAATTGACATCCAATTAGAATCCATATGCACATTCACCTAACTTTATCGTTTACGACCCTGTTTAGTTTGTGGAGTGCAGGCGAAAAAGTGCACTCTAATAAAGACTTAAAGACTTATGATACTTTGTTTTAAAAGGGCAAATTATGTGATTTTATCGTTTTAGCATGTGACAAGGAACTGCCCCTACATCATCAATAGACTATGTTTTATTAGATATAACGAATGTCCTTATAAGATTTGGCTCCTGGCTTTTAACGTCACCACTGCGTGTTCAATTTCACTCAATATTGTTATTCGTGTTAACCGTTGACGAGCTAGGTGAAGCGTTCCTGCATTTTTCATAAATTCTTTTTCTATTATTTTTTTGCCAACTCATTTCGATCTGGAGCTTGTGGTGGATTTTCCATCCATCCGTTCTCAATCATAATATTTGCTCCATCCTCGGCATACTTGCCAAGTTCCATTGTTAAACGAGAATAATGCACTTGAATGTCACGCCTCATCGTTGTTGCCATACTTGTTCCGTAGTAGCCCATACCAATAGCAATAAGTGCAGTTGTGTGAAACATCATCAGTTTATCTGAAAACGGAGCCGTTGTAGATGTTGTCACCTCCGAATCCCATGAAACGGGGACTGGTATATCACCTTCACGTAATATCGAACCGAATATTTCAGTATGTTTTGCTGCAATTTCCTTCCCTCTTACCATGTACTGGGAAACATTTTTTGACGTTGCAACTTGACTGAATCCCATAACCATCGCTGTCCCTAAAGAGTTCCTCTGGATATTATCATGAAGATTCGAGATTTCTAAAGAAACCAAAGGCCTGCGTTTACCAAACCATCCCGAAAGAAACCTTTGCTTTGTCACAAAATCAACTTTGTCAGGATACGGCATGTAAGGCGGACGTACATAGAGTCCTTTAGCTAGTAATATGTCATTCGCCATTCCATGGAGATTACCGTATTCATTCAAACATTCCATAAAATATTGGTGGAGATCTGGACGCGCTGATAAAGCAGTTGATACGCTATGCGCATTCAACCCTAGTTTCCCGATCTGCTGCAAATAAAACAGCACGAACGCATCTGAATATAAGCGCGGGGCATTTACATTGACATCATTCTCCGTAAAACCTACAGGAATAGGAAAGTTTTCGTCGCTAAAAATAGAAGTTAACGTTTTTACATGGGATTGTGATATTTCCAAAGCATATTTTAATACGGTACGGATATCGTTATCTTCCACGTGTTCCAGAAAATAGCGAAGGACACAAACAGCCAAGGTATCGTTCTGGTAAGACCCCCAGAGCTGGGAAATTTCTGCTGATGTTAATGATGCGTCGTGATTGGTTTGCATTTATGTCAACCTCCATCAAAGTTTAACTGCACTATTTAATAACACCTATAAGTATTATCTGGTCATCTATTTGTCCCCCCACTATTTATTAAGTATTCGCTAACCCATCGCGGTCACTAGCACGGGGAGGCTCTTCCATCCAGCCGTTTTCAATAAGAATATTCGCACCATCCTCTGAATATTTGAGTATTTCTTGTAAGAGACGATCATAGTGTACCGTTAAATCACGTCTTAGACATGTAGAAATGCTTGTTCCGTAATATCCAACTCCTAATGCAATTAAAGAAGTAACGATAAACATCATCAGCCTGTCGGAAAATGGAGGGATTCTAGACTCCGTTACATACGTATCAGAAGGCATCGAAACAGGAAGATCATCTTCACGCAATAAAGAGCTGAATATTTCATTATGCTTGGATGCAAGCCGTTTACCTCGTACAAAGTATTGGGCAATATTATTTGAATTTGCTACTTGACTGAAACCAACTAAGGTCGCTATTCCTAACGCATTTCGTTGA
This DNA window, taken from Alteribacillus bidgolensis, encodes the following:
- a CDS encoding Na+/H+ antiporter NhaC family protein, whose product is MDSNWMSIIPFLVVMPIAIFTRQVLPGLILGLLVGSYIVSPSVIGGMQTMLGYVVEALIDENNIKIIVFLYAFSGLIGMIKFCGGIKGFVETASEKITSKKEALFLTYISTIGTFSAPTFRFVTIAPIMKALLKKVKMSTKELGFVIETTSTPIIVLIPVATAFVGYMVSVVQISVKNQAGTGDPYDLFLQSIPFNFFAIVIILLGIYLSFFHHSSSDAPTQIEDNKEKEEDEDDWHDCHPAVARELPTKPWNLILPVAVVISLTLFLTWWDGNVQGYAFPQAFIEADVLEAMVIALLITTLLTVVFFLFQKFKLKDIINSFVVGGNELMSVIVLLSVVWGLSSVTEELGFSDFVTEHSGWIPEMFITPLMFVFGAAVSYFIGSAWGTWGILMPLGVSLSTAADISLPLIIGAVFASGSFGAFASPLSDDTNTIARILNLTVVDYAHYKLKPALIAACIATVLYAGTSFFF
- a CDS encoding DUF3231 family protein, coding for MQTNHDASLTSAEISQLWGSYQNDTLAVCVLRYFLEHVEDNDIRTVLKYALEISQSHVKTLTSIFSDENFPIPVGFTENDVNVNAPRLYSDAFVLFYLQQIGKLGLNAHSVSTALSARPDLHQYFMECLNEYGNLHGMANDILLAKGLYVRPPYMPYPDKVDFVTKQRFLSGWFGKRRPLVSLEISNLHDNIQRNSLGTAMVMGFSQVATSKNVSQYMVRGKEIAAKHTEIFGSILREGDIPVPVSWDSEVTTSTTAPFSDKLMMFHTTALIAIGMGYYGTSMATTMRRDIQVHYSRLTMELGKYAEDGANIMIENGWMENPPQAPDRNELAKK